CATCGCGCTACGGCGCTCGCGTAGCGGGCAAGCCGACCGCCCCGCGCTGCGACGCGGAGCGCAGCGACAAGTCGATCGCGCTTCTGATGCTGATTCACCCTCCGATCTGCGGGCATCAAATTCCACAAGTCATCACAAGCCCACGCAGACCAGGGAAAACAATGGTCGATATCCAATGATTTCTCGGTTAACCGTTTTCCGCTCCAGACACAGAAGAGATCCTTGGACGACAGCAGTTCGATCGCTCGCGCTACGGCGCGTCGCGCAGCGGCAAGCCGATCGCCGGCTCCCTTGCGGCTGTCACGTCCCGACCGCTGAATGAAGCAGTGATCGCGGAGGCGATCACTGCTTCATTCAGCGGTCGTCCCTGTTTGCTAGCGTATCCCTTCATCAGGCGAATCCACTTGGCGATCAAGGCAGGTTCAACCCAGATATCGAAGCGCAGTAGGGCTAACCAGATGTTTTTGGGGATGATCAGTTGCCCAAAACTCTCAAGGTAGCTTGTGTCAATTACGATGTCCGGTGGTGTGACCAGGCGAGAGTGCCGAACGACTTTAAGTATCTGGCTGCCGTTGGGGTAGGTCATGTAGTGGGCTGGCATTTCTGCGATCGTCTTTGCGGCTTCTTTCAATGCCTCATGTAATCCCCTAGCAGTCGCCCCTGAAAATCTTGCCCCGATCCGCAAGTCTAGATGGGAGATACTTCCCAGCGATCGCTCTGCGCTACGGCGCATCGCGCAGCGGTGCCCGATCGAAACCCTCCCCGGCGAACCCCAGCCCCTGCGCTCCTCGATTGGTTGGAGTTTGAGGTAAATCTGCTTGCAATAGGGGTTTGAACAGCCGAATCCAGTAAAGGGCAGCCAGACCGAGTGGAACGCTGACTGATTCATCGTCCAGATGGTGAGCCGTTCCCGCCGTGCTGTCTGCCATCCGACAAATCGTTCGCAGGAGTGCCAGCTTGTAGATGGAGGATTTAGAATCATTGAGAATAATGTGACGCAGCAGTGGCAGCGCACCTGTGCCGTCATCCGGGAGGGTCAGTGCGACGTGAGTCCACGACACATCCGACCGCCCCAGCCGGTCATCATCCTCCACTTTGCGGACGATCGTAGCTCCGCGATCGCGTGCCAGCCGCTCAATTTCTTCCCAAGTCACTTCATAAATGCCACGGTCTGCCGCAGCAGTCCCATGCCGCAGCGTAATTGCCAGCAATCCACCGGGTTTCAGAAGGGTAATCAATTTGCGGAATGCTCGCGATCGCTCCGCAGGAGGGACATGCATCCAGACCGCACTCAGGAGAATAAAGTCAAATGCCATCCCCAATCGGTGAACATTTTGGAGTACCGGGAGGCGATCGTCCATCCAGCGAATATTGGCATTTGAATGAAGTCGTTGTCCTTCTTCGCGTATGGCAGCAGCAGGTTCAACGGCAACCACCTCATGTCCAAGCGATGCTAACCAAGCTGCATCTCGACCACTTCCTGCTCCGACATCTAATACTAAGCTAGGGCGGTGCGAAGTACTCTCCTTTGTGAGGCAGTTCGGTATTAGCCCGAACAGCCAACGGTGAACTACCTCAGCTTGCAGACTTTCGTAAGCCAGAATGACGGAAGCTGCATTTTGCTCATACCATCCAATCGAACTCACACCCCAGTTGCCCTTATTTTTGAGATTGCTTTTGCAGGAGCACTCGTTCCAAATAAACACCCATGCTAATTCCTACCGCATAACAGATCAAATCACTCCGCAGAAACCCAAAGCCAAGAATCAAGCCCCCAAGCTGGGTATGGCGAATCGCGTCAATCCACGGCGCATGATAGAGCTGGCTCACCTCGATTGCTAGCGCGAACAAACCTGCATACATCGCCGATCGCAATATTGATTGCTGAGGCAGGAGCCAGCGCACAAGCAGGTACACTAGCATTGCCCACAGAATGTCACCACTATATTGTCCTAGAAATGAGGTCGGTGGCAGGAGGGGAGAGCGTGAAAGTAGTCCAAGAAGGATGACGATGCTAGCAATCCCCATTACCCTAATGCGATAGCGGAGGAGATTTTTTGCTGGCATGGTCATCATCCTGATTTGATTTATCAAATATCAATACAGACTGGTCGAATCGGCATCGGGATTTCGACCGGGTTGAAGTGGTTTGTAATGGGACAGACTATAGCGATCGGTGATGGCATTCATCGCAGATGTTCATTTTTCATGCCTTTACTACTGGCACATTAGTGCCGATGCTGGAGAAGGTGTCTATTGAGTTTTATCTATAAGCTTTACGACTGAGATAGGAAAGTTGCCTGCTACCGCTGCATTGGCTGCGATCGACGCTGACGCAACTGAGACTGCTTCTGGGATTGAGATGTTCAGCTATGTCCTTTGCTGTGTCACGCAGGGAGCTGTCGGCGTGATCGGCTTTGCTTGTTTAACGCTGATCCCGATCGCCTTAGATCATGAATTATTCCCCCTCTAACTGAAACAACAGAAATCAGAATGCCCTTGAGTTTTAGATTTGCTCTGTATTTCTTGTGCCTGTAGAGGTTAAAGAGTAATCCAGAGCAGAAGGACGAGGACTATAGAGACACATGCTCTGCTTCCCTACTTGGTTCAAGTTAGGCACAGCTCATCTATAGCTATGGGAAATTAACTCTCACCGTTAGTCGAATCCTCATCTGATTGAACATGAACGAGCTTGATGTGCTTATAGCCCAGCTTGATCTCAAACTCATCCCCCGGCTTTAGACCCATCATCTCCGTGTAGGCTTTCCCAATCACAATCTGCCCGTTGGTATGAACAGAAACACGATACGTCGGAGTCCTACCCCTTCCTCCTGATTGCTCTGGCTCTACCGCCAAGCCCTGAGCCTCCAGAATCGCTTCGATAAACTCTGATAAATTTGCTCTTTCCTTATCCTTCGTTTTCGTAACGTAGCCACAGGCTTTTGCCTTTTCCGACTTGGAGAGGGCTGAAGTTTCCTTTAGTTTGCTCAGGAGAGCTTTTCCTCTCAGAGGTTCTGTTGCAACTGCCATGATCAACTGGGATCTAAATAAACTACTGTCCGTACTTCTTCCAACTTAACTATATTCTCATGCCAGTTCTGGACAAAGAGTTACACCTAGAGCAACAACATTCCCAGAACCGATCGAGGATGCAGATGAAATATCCACTAGCGCACTTTCCCCAACTCCTCTACAAATACCTGATGCTCCGCCGACTGCAATCCCGCTTGTAGCACCTCCAGCACCTGTGCCATTTGATTACTTAGCAGTGCTGGCACAGCTAACCATAATCCTGGGAATGTTTGACTGCGGATAATTCCCGCTGAATCTGGGGGGAGCCGTTGATACTCCCCCTCAGTGAGAACAAACCATTCCAGTTGATTCTCATAGGATTGCCAAACGATGTACTCCAACACCCCGTTGCGCCTATACACCTGCTTTTTGATGCCCGTATCGATTGCAGCACTGCTCGCTGCAATCTCGACAATCAGTTCAGGCGCTCCCTCAATGTAACCGTCACTGCTAATTTGCGTTTGCCCTTCTGCTGCCGATTCTATAAATAGCACTGCATCAGGCTGCGGCTCATTGTCAAGATCGAGTCTCACAGTTGGCGCATCGCTTAGGTCAACGCCAGGAGTCATTGCCTGATAGACACCGAGCCAGGTGATGATGCGACTGTGGGGTTTGCCGTGCTGCTCGTGCCTTAAAGGAGATGCCACGTAAACAATGCCTTCGATCAATTCTGCTTTTCGGATATGAGGGGCTGCGGCATAGCGCCGCTCAAATTCCGGGCGCGTTAGATGATCACCACTTTGCAAAGGGGGGCAATCCGGCACTGGAGTTGATTGCGCTTGAGGAGATTGTTCACGCACCATTTGCCGAGCCTCAAAATCGCGGTACAGGGTTTAATCTAGCAAATTCCAGGTCTACCAACACGCTGCTTGGCGATCGGCTACAACCCACTAGCGGTCAATAGTGCTTTGGTGTTCATCAGCAAGCTTGCCAGCTTTGAGCATTCTTCAATGCAAAGTCGTCTTAGATTTGTCTGAGTCAAGATAACAGTAGACCTGGAATCTTAGAAATTCCAAAATTCACACTGCTACTGCCTCAGTCTGTAGCTTTCCTGCATTCAAGACAGCGATGAGATAGAGTGCAATGCTTGATGATGCCGGAATAACGAATGCAGTGGGGAAACGTCTTTTTGCTGATGCCAGCGGCTGTCGCCGACTCAGTAACCAGATTGTAGCTTCCTTGCTCAAACCGAATCATCTATCCAGCCACAACTCAGACAATCCCAATGCACCTGAATCGGATTAGTGGGAAGGAGCGGCATCTCACAGTTTAGACATCGCCCTGTAAAGAGGGGATGGGTATCGAGTAAGTGCAGTTGCTCCGTTAACGCCCGTTGCCTGGGCTGTAGAACCAGTTCTCCGTTGTAATAAGCTGCCCCTTCTGGCTGCCATTGTTCTTCAGGTTCGGGCAGTGGGGCGATCCGCCTTTGGCGGCTGCACGCAGCGGTCACGCCAAAATCAAGACACTCCTCTGACTCCAAGCCTAATGGGTGCAGTGTGCAATGGAGATGCGGGTTGTCGGTGTAGAACTCAAGAGAGCTGGCACTGAGGAGGGTAGTCGGGATCGGGTGAGCTAGGCATGGACTGATTGGGGATTGGATCATTCCTAGTGTTCCCTGCGCTCCTGGCTAAAATAGTTCCTTTTTCCTGTTCGCAAATTCTGGGAAAGAGTCTCAGCTTCCAGCAATCAATTTCCCAGAACCGATCGAGGATATGCTCAGGCGCGGGGCTTCGTCCCCTACACATTGAGCTGCATACCTTTGCCATTTCTATCAAACTCCAGCTTCAATGAGAGCCTGGTTCAGTGACTCCAGCACCTCCAAACGGTCTGCCCAGGCAATAAGATAGGCGTAATCGAGCCTTTCTCCCTGAACCTTCAAAATTCCAAGAATGTCCCGCCACTGTTTTTCGGATTGGGTATCCTGTCGCCACAGCAGCTTACTCAAAATGAGATCTTTGGGAGAACAGAAATAGATTTCTCCGACTTCTGGGATTTCAATTGGCTTCCGGCGCTGAAACTGTCCCTGCGTGAATTCATCGATCGGGGCAATGACTAGATCTGCCGTGGCAATTGTCTCCATGTAGGTAATGACGAGCGTACTCAAGCGCCCGGATTGAACATCTTCTACACCGGGGACATAAAAGCCCTCAGCCTCTAGCTGCTGAACCAGTCTGGTAATATCTGCGGGAGCAATCTGCATCACGATGTTCAGGTCACGGGTACTTCTGGGATCGCCAAAGGTCGAGGATGCGACCCCACCTGTGATGAAGTAGGGAATTTCCAGTTCGTTAAAAATGCGATGCAGCAGTCCTGCAAGGCTAATGGAGTCCTGAATCCAGGTCAATTCATTTCCTTTTGGCTCAAATCCTACAGGGTAACGATCGCCCAAAAACACCTGAGCCACCCGCAAAGCAGAAAGGTCAGACCCCGTTGCCTTCAGTCCACAAAGGGAAAGCTTACGAACAGACCGATTGCAGGACATCGCCATTTGAAGCCGCTGTGCATCCGTTCGCTGTCGCAGCAGCATGAATTCAAAGGCATCTGCCTCAATGCTCTTGTCTTCCGATTGAGGGCGATACCCTGGCTTTGGGGTTGGCGGAGGTGGCGCTTTAACCATCTGGTGTGTCAATTTTCAAAGTAGCTCGTGAGCCAAAAGCAACGTTTGAGGCTGCGATCACATCATAGTAATTCACTGGATGCCTGGACTGCTGCTGCACAGGTTGGTCTGGACTCAGACAAAGAACCGACCAGCCACAACTAATTAGGGGATTTGGTGTGCTATATGCCCAAGAGCGATTTTTGATTTAGCCTGCGACCGTTTCTTTGAACAGTTTGCCTGCGGAGAAGGCAGTAACAGTGCTTGAGGAGGTTGTTTACGCACCATTCGTCGAGCCTTAGAATCGCGATAGAGGGTTCACTCTGGCAGATTCTCGATTAGGACAACTCACTCCTTATCAATCGCCTGCGCCTGTCCAGCGATCGCTACTTGGTGAACTGGAAATCTCAAAACCTGTACTGAAACGTTTCGGTACACTCGTTTTCCCAAAAATTCTGAAAATTGATTTGCTAAAGTGAGATTTTTTTGAGAACTGGATATAGAATTCTTTAGTGACTGAAACCTGTACCGAAACGTTTCAGTACACTAATAATCTTTAGCGTAAAGCTTTGCATCTTAGCATTCCCATACATCCAGGCTTCGACAAGACGTGCCTCTGGTGACGCTCCGCAAAGCACCCAAATCAAGTTTTTATCCATTTTCTGTACCGAAACGTTTCGGTACACCATTCAAGGAGTAAAAGGTATGACGACAAAGATCATTGCCGTAGTCAATGGCAAGGGTGGGGTTGCAAAAACAACGACTGCCTTTAATCTGGCTGCAATTTATTCTCGTAGGCATGAGGTTTTGCTGGTAGACTCCGATCCCCAAGGCAGCGCAACGGCATGGGCAAGCCGAGGGGAGCAGCCTTTTGTAGTCGCAAGAGAGAGCAATCCTGAGATTCTTGCTCAGCTAAAAAAGGTTGATCAATACGACCTGATTATCTGCGACACCCCTCCGAATCTTGGATCAGACACACTGAGCACTATTGTGTCTGCGGCAGACTACGTGGTGCTGCCGACCCCTCCAGCATTGATGGACTTAATTGCCCTGATGGAAACGGTGACAACCTCGATCGCGCCAACTCAGGTAAAGCATCGGGTTGTGCTGACCAAAGTTGATCCACGGAGAATGACAGATGCCGTTGATGTGCAGGAAAGTTTAAGAGCAGACGGCATTCCGGTTTGCAGTTCGATTGTTCGCCTCTATGCTGGGCATGAGAAATCGGTCGTGGATGGAGTATCGATCCTGGCATGGAAGGGTAAGAACGCCAAGGAAGCAGGCGCAGACTATAAAAACGTGGCTGACGAATTGCAGCGGGAGTGGAACTAAGCTAATGTCAAAACCTAGAAAAATTGGCAGTGCCCTGCATGAGATCAGTAGTCAAAGGGCAACTAGCCCGTCCCCGTCTGGTCAATCTGGGCTAATTGAGCTTACTAGCCTGATCAAGCAAGCCGAAGTGGCAAAAGAACAGCAGGCAGCCGATGACCAGTCTGGGGTAGAAAAGCTTCAGCAAGAACTAGAGGCGATCGGGGGTAAGTACAAAGTTGAGCTGCGTCTGATCGACCCAGACCCACACCAACCTCGAAAGACTTTTCCAAAATCGGTGATTGAGGAACGGGCGCAGAGTTTGACCCGAAATGGACAACTCAGCCCGATCATTTTAATCCCTCAACCTAATGGTCGGTATGTCCTGTTTGAGGGTGAGCTGCGCTACCGTGCAGCGACTTATCTGAAATGGGATTCCCTTGATGCGGTTTTTCTGCCTATTGAAGTGCATCAGGCAGTGGATGCCGATCGCTTCCAAAAGCAGATGTTAACCTCAGCTCACGCCCAGCGGCTGCATGACCTTGATCTATCGGAGGGAATTCTGCGGCTGGTAGAACTTCGCTACCCAGAGTGGGCAGGACGCACCAGCAATCTTCCTCGTATCCTGAATACTGTTATTACCCGACTCAAGCGGACGAAGCAGATAGACAGTCTTAAGGCAATCCGTAACGCTTCTATCGAAGAACAGCAAAACTGGATTAGAGAGACCTTAGCAGAGGACGAACGTCCTGTTTTTCAGGTCATTTTGGGGATGCAGTACAACCCGGAAACAATCTCTAGAACAGCATTTCCTTTGCTAACCCTGACTGATGACTTGAAGGATCTGGTGCGATCAACAGGTCTAGAGTCGAGCAAAATTAAAGAGCTTCAGAAGCTGAACGCTAAAAATCTCGATGTCGATGAGGACAAAGCTCTAAAGATTCGATCGCAGGTTGCCCAGGAAGCTGTCGAAGCAGACCTTTCTCTAAGCGAGATCAAAACCAGAGTTGCTCAGACCCTCCAGCAACACACTACAGCAACCAATCAGCCACCAATCAGCCCTACTGTAAAAAAGGTGGAATCGATCTCCGTAAAAGGGATGGAGCCAGAAGAACTGAGAAGTTTGAAGGAGGCGCTGCTAGAAAAGGTTAAAGAGATTGAAATTCATTTATCCAAACTTTGATGCAGCCCATATGACCACTGATGCCATGCAGCAGTCCCTTGGCACTAACACACAACCGACACTAGAGCGACTTCAAGGCGTTGTCGAACGAATCACCTATCATTCAGCCGAATCGGGCTACACCGTAGCGCGGCTAAAAGCCCCTCGAATGAGTGAACTCATCACGATCGTCGGCAGTTTCGCTAACCTTCAGGCTGGACAAACCCTGCAAATGCAGGGCACTTGGCGAGAACATCCCAAGTATGGTCCTCAGTTCCAGGTGACTCAGTACCAGGAAACCAAGCCTGCAACCCTAACGGGTATTGAAAAGTATCTGGGCAGTGGACTCA
The Leptolyngbya ohadii IS1 genome window above contains:
- a CDS encoding DUF2809 domain-containing protein; its protein translation is MPAKNLLRYRIRVMGIASIVILLGLLSRSPLLPPTSFLGQYSGDILWAMLVYLLVRWLLPQQSILRSAMYAGLFALAIEVSQLYHAPWIDAIRHTQLGGLILGFGFLRSDLICYAVGISMGVYLERVLLQKQSQK
- a CDS encoding AbrB family transcriptional regulator, yielding MAVATEPLRGKALLSKLKETSALSKSEKAKACGYVTKTKDKERANLSEFIEAILEAQGLAVEPEQSGGRGRTPTYRVSVHTNGQIVIGKAYTEMMGLKPGDEFEIKLGYKHIKLVHVQSDEDSTNGES
- a CDS encoding HNH endonuclease domain-containing protein; its protein translation is MQRSGRDSRKGAGDRLAAARRAVARAIELLSSKDLFCVWSGKRLTEKSLDIDHCFPWSAWACDDLWNLMPADRRVNQHQKRDRLVAALRVAARGGRLARYASAVARCDRLPGAEILRSAQERVQSWWDEAYIQTANSLIPRRFVTEARASLPGLLYSADTLALDDLFAAVMLQRAKLKHDQQVPEWSG
- a CDS encoding class I SAM-dependent methyltransferase; the encoded protein is MSSIGWYEQNAASVILAYESLQAEVVHRWLFGLIPNCLTKESTSHRPSLVLDVGAGSGRDAAWLASLGHEVVAVEPAAAIREEGQRLHSNANIRWMDDRLPVLQNVHRLGMAFDFILLSAVWMHVPPAERSRAFRKLITLLKPGGLLAITLRHGTAAADRGIYEVTWEEIERLARDRGATIVRKVEDDDRLGRSDVSWTHVALTLPDDGTGALPLLRHIILNDSKSSIYKLALLRTICRMADSTAGTAHHLDDESVSVPLGLAALYWIRLFKPLLQADLPQTPTNRGAQGLGFAGEGFDRAPLRDAP
- a CDS encoding Uma2 family endonuclease gives rise to the protein MQSGDHLTRPEFERRYAAAPHIRKAELIEGIVYVASPLRHEQHGKPHSRIITWLGVYQAMTPGVDLSDAPTVRLDLDNEPQPDAVLFIESAAEGQTQISSDGYIEGAPELIVEIAASSAAIDTGIKKQVYRRNGVLEYIVWQSYENQLEWFVLTEGEYQRLPPDSAGIIRSQTFPGLWLAVPALLSNQMAQVLEVLQAGLQSAEHQVFVEELGKVR
- a CDS encoding ParA family protein, which gives rise to MTTKIIAVVNGKGGVAKTTTAFNLAAIYSRRHEVLLVDSDPQGSATAWASRGEQPFVVARESNPEILAQLKKVDQYDLIICDTPPNLGSDTLSTIVSAADYVVLPTPPALMDLIALMETVTTSIAPTQVKHRVVLTKVDPRRMTDAVDVQESLRADGIPVCSSIVRLYAGHEKSVVDGVSILAWKGKNAKEAGADYKNVADELQREWN
- a CDS encoding ParB/RepB/Spo0J family partition protein — protein: MSKPRKIGSALHEISSQRATSPSPSGQSGLIELTSLIKQAEVAKEQQAADDQSGVEKLQQELEAIGGKYKVELRLIDPDPHQPRKTFPKSVIEERAQSLTRNGQLSPIILIPQPNGRYVLFEGELRYRAATYLKWDSLDAVFLPIEVHQAVDADRFQKQMLTSAHAQRLHDLDLSEGILRLVELRYPEWAGRTSNLPRILNTVITRLKRTKQIDSLKAIRNASIEEQQNWIRETLAEDERPVFQVILGMQYNPETISRTAFPLLTLTDDLKDLVRSTGLESSKIKELQKLNAKNLDVDEDKALKIRSQVAQEAVEADLSLSEIKTRVAQTLQQHTTATNQPPISPTVKKVESISVKGMEPEELRSLKEALLEKVKEIEIHLSKL